The Vicia villosa cultivar HV-30 ecotype Madison, WI unplaced genomic scaffold, Vvil1.0 ctg.000759F_1_1, whole genome shotgun sequence genome segment ATCTTTATTGTTCTATAGACTATTGTTTATGAATTTGTTTTCTTGTCAGGTCAGCCAACTACGCATCTCTGGTGACTGCACAGCTTGTTGTGTTGGCTTCACACATGGTATTGTTTTGGCTGTTCATGTGCTTGAATTTCTATATCATCTCCTTTAATATAATTTAAGTCGGTTGTATCATTTTGTGCTAAATACTGAGACTCGTTTGTATTGATTAAGGCTGGACTAGGACTTCCGGACAATGATGCTTGGTACATGATCGAAACAATTGCAGAGAGGAATAGTATCGGTTCCAAACAATTTGTAAGTTAATTTTTCACTGCGTAATGCATATATCTTATGAAGTTTGAAATATATGGTAAATGGAAGCCTATTCATTAACATTGCAAGACATGTAGTTTTGGATTTGGTGAAGAGCTTTTATGAGTATATATAGAAATAACACGTTCTACCTCAGCATGTTTCTATTTGCACCCTTGTTCCATTTTTGGTTGTATAATTGGTGTCAATAATCACTAAAGTAGTTGTTAATGGTCACTAttgtcttgattttgtgcaaCTGAAAGTTTGAGCACATAGCAAGATTTATCACAGAACTGTTCCTCGTGTGATTGATTCAGATAAAAATTAGAGGATTCTTGTCTCATATCCAACAACTACGAAATTAGAAGATTTATCTTTGAATCTGTAGTTATGTATAACCTTGCTTAACTTTTAATATAGGACTATCCGAGCCATAAGTTCAGATCGGGGGAAGGTGGTGTCAGGATCTGATGATAAGTCTGTTTTGGTGTGGGATAAGCAGACAACTCAACTTTTAGAAGAGCTTAAAGGCCATGATGGACCGgtattcttaattttaaaaatattaatgtgaatcttttaaaaatataaaaattggaTAATTGAAAGTTAATTTAAAAAACCAACTGTGTAGGTCAGCTGTGTACGCACGCTCTCAGGTGAGCGTGTGCTAACTGCGTCTCATGATGGCACTGTGAAGATGTGGGATGTAAGAACTGATAGATGTGTTCTTTATTCACAAATGTAAACAAATATCTATTTCTATATAAAAATGCTGGTCATTAAGAATGGTTGGTGATACTGTTATTACTGGTAGTGATGATTGGACAGCAAGAATATGGTCTGTTTCATGAGGAACATGGCGATGATGCGGCTGCCGTAGCACGTTATTCTTACCGAAGCAAGAAATTTCTTGGGTTATCGACGGTAAAGGAGGAGTCAGGGGGTTAGAATTAGGCATAAGCAGTaggttatgtatttttttattgtgGAATGTTTTAGTATTACTTTTCATACTTTGAGAACAATGTTTATAATATTATgagatgtttttttaattaatgcattatCTTGTTCTAAGAATTTCATATTTATTAATGCTTGAAATATTATGGCACAATTAGTCGaattaaaatgattttgaattttaaaaaatacaaatttagaTAATGTTTCTATCCAAGATGCATGCAGGTAGAGGTGGCAAAACCGGTCGTGGAACGTCGGGCCGGCCTGCGCACCCGTCATAAAATGGTGTGTTGAGTTGGAATTTTAGGTTTGCCGCCTATCAAAGTCTGCCTCGCTAAAACATGTCGCCCGCTAATGCTCGCCCTTCCAAAACCTGTTGCCCGCAAAAGCCCGTCTCGCCTATTCGTTCTATTTAAGTCCGctcatttttttagttaattctaataatttcaattcttgatgatttaatttatacatttatttgtaaatatatgcaatattttttaagtaaatttgttatatagatgttttataaaaaaaataaacaaaaaatttaattgaaaggtaaaaaaaactattagtctattaaaaaaatgtaaaaataaattaataaaaaaataagcgGGCAAGTCCGCCGCCCGCCACCTTGGCGGGACAAGTTTGAATTTTTGGCCCATTTTGATTGGCGAGCTTCCCCGttccgtttttttttttttttccgggCAAAAGGCGGGGCAGGTAGCCCGTTTTGCCACCTTTACATGCAGGAAAATTTTCGAAGATGCTTATCTAAAATAAGTATTTTCCGAATCACCCTAGAAATTTTTGCAAATGCATCTTCGGATCAATTTTTGGAAGAAATAAAGTAGCTGCTTGATTTATAAAAGATGAAGATTTAAGGTGCATCCAAAgatacatctccaaaaacacAAACAATTTTTAGCTTTCAGATATGTGAGAAATTCCCTTCATGTTTTGACTGTACTACTGGCATAAATTGGTTGTAACTTCGAGATATTTTAGTTTCAAATTTGAGGCATATCCCCTTTTATTCGCCATGATTTTTGTAACTTCTTAGAGAAGCTATTTTCTTAGATTGTTTTGGTATTAGAAGTTCCCTATTGAAAATCATTAGAGATGAACTGTTTTAATAATGTTGTAAAAACCAATGAAAACTCCCCCTTCAAGGAGAGGGTGACTGGTTCGCATCAGTTGGTTATCATATCTGTCATTTGCCCCAGACGAAAGCACCATTTAGTTTCCTAATATTGAAATGCTTTTACAATATATAATATTTCATAACCAAGCTCCTAATTTATCTATTTTCAAATTCTATTTCCAAAACCGCACACAAACAAGAGTTATCAAACTGAAAGAGGTTCTTGGTGAAATCATGGTTAAATTATGCATGAATACTACTGTGGACTGAAAGCATTTACACTAGAAATCGCCTCTATATTTCATTGAATCAATATATAAAAGATAAAACTCTATTTTGTTGTACGTACAACAACATATTAGAATATTGACAACTTGTTTTCATTACATTAAATGACCACTGGAAGTAAGTTGCATATCCACTACAGTCCACGTGGAAGTGGAAGATCAGTGATTCTTTCTCCAATCAGAGGTTCATCTGAGCCATGACTGGATAGAATAAAAAGTACAAATCAGTAACATTCATGTATAGAAGTTATGACAACGAAATAAAACTTCAGATACTTACCTAAGATAACTCAAAGCTGACATTCGATAGAGACATGTAAAGACCAAGATGTGCAACCCGATTGTGTAAAAGAATGCAAAAGTTCGGGCATACCTGCAAAACATAATATTTTATCAATTATCTATGCACATAATATTATACCCTCTTAATTAAATGAAATACCAAACAGATTAACACATCATGTAAAAAGTATATCTGAAATAAGACAGAAGCATACTTGTTACCGAGAAGAAATCGGCCACTGCTGAGTGTGATTCTGTCCCTGAATCCCAACTCCTTATATCTTTGATCTCTTTCCTAATTACATGCATgacaaataaataagtaaaaaacaGGGATTGAATGATATTTGGTAGAAATAAAGAATGTGTTTCAAGTCAGATGCCTTCTTATTTGGCTATCTCTCACTCCCTGTTCTGCTCCACTCTCTACGTGCCAGGTAAAGTGGGTAAAAAGAGGGGGGGATTTAAACAAAAGAACTCCTCATCGAGATAGCCCTTAGTACCAGTGTTCTATTGCTTTGACATGAACTACTAACAGGTATATTGACGTCTGACAAATGAAAGTTCAGTCTTTCTCAATAGAAACAGTTTCCTTATTGTATATATCTATTTATTATTGCACTAATGTTTTTTACTACCCTTGACATGAATATAAGTACAAGTTACAAGCTACAAGCTTACAAAGATGTGTGCTTAATAAAAATGATTCACTTAGGATGTAATTGTGCGAAGAAAATGGCCCACCTTTTTTGAGAATGCAGCAAAAGGATTTATGTCTTCCTCATATATCTTTTTGTATTTAGATTCAACATCTGATGCGAAACCACTTTCAAGATCTTCTGCATACTGAGCAAAAAATCACAAACAATATCTCCACTTCAAGATAAAAACTAGGTTATAATgtacaaaaaaaattgaagaaagaaaTAGCATGAAGTTGCAATAAAGAAAATGTACAACACCTTTTTAGAACCCCTAGAAACCACTTTCTCAACATTATAGTCTTGGACATAACGAATTTTTCCATATAATTTAACATTATCTCCTTTGGTCTTTTCCAGTTCCGCTGTTAATACCCCAATCTTCTCCTTCAACTGCCTTATTTCCTATTAAATGCAAAACATTTACCCATACCCACCATCATATTAAAATATAAAGTTTGATGGAAATAACGTAAAATAGAAAGGAATAAGAAATGAATGTCCTAAACCAGTATAAGTTTATAACTATAAACACACCTCTTCTGTCTCTCTCAAGCGTGTCCTAAATCGATCTCTCTGACTACATATTACTTTAAGCATAGAGCTCTGATCTTGATCTAAGGCATGCCTTTGATCCACATTCTGATGCTGCAGAAGCAATATaatcttaaaaatcaaattatgtAGGTAAATGTTTCACCACAGGATAATAATTGCCAACGGGATACAGTAATAAATCACCAACGGGATACCACATCTCTTCAGATGTTGAAATTATGGTATTTGACTTCGGTTGAAGATTATGTGCTTCACAAATAAGTAAAGCATCGTAAGAAAAGCATATTGGAAAATGGAATTCACCTCAGACACCTCACTCCGATTAGCCTCCGATAGATCCCAGTCATCCAGAAAAGTTCCTTTATGATCTTTGGAACTGGAACTATATCCCTGTGTCAAAAGAGCAGCTaggtgataaataaataaataaaatgcttaaggagaaaaataaaaaggTTCAACTTCTATTTGTGATTGATACAGTAATAGAGGTTTCAATAATAATTGTTTCAAACCTTGGATATATCATCTTCCAACTTTTGTATCAGTTTTTGTTGTTCATTAACCTTAGCTGAAAGTTCTGCTACCTTCAGCTCGGCTGTTTCAAGTGAAGATTTTTTTTCGGAAAGTTTGACCTGAAAAAAGTAAAACTACATCTGAAAAACAATACAGTATTTACAGATCATATCAGGAAATAGTCAGAGAAAGCAAAAAACATGGGTTTTTGATCTCATAACATGATCAAATACAGAAAGTACAGGCGCACTAGCAGTCCATGGCTTCTAGTGAAGCTACACTAAATATAGTCAGAATTATGTGAGTTGATTAATTCATCATTAGTTTCTTAAAAATATTGTGGATGGCATCAGATGCCTCGTTGCTATAAACCCATGCTCATACCTTCAACTGTGTTAGCTCGTGTTCCATTTTTCGGTTCTTATCAAGAAGAAGAGATTCCATCTGGCTCATCTCCTCCCCACTGGTGGCCACTTCCCAGTCTTCAGCCTCAATTGAATTATAACCCACTGCCTGAATGTATGACCACGAGTTAGATAGATAGTGCAGAGCTTGGTACCCAAAAGAAGAGGTTACATAAAAGGCCATTTGAAATGAACAGTTTAATCACCTGCAAAATTTTCACTTTCTTACGCAAATCATCAACAATTTTTTCTGTCGGCCTTGTCTGAAGCTCTTTCTTCATTGCCACAATAGAAGCTTCCTATATCAAGAGAAATCATAACAGAAAAAAGTTAGAGCAGAACTCATCTTAAACACAGCAGTCACAAGTATTGAGACTAGATGTCATAAGCCGACTACATTAAAactgtttattttttttagttaggAAAGACATTATTTCCAATAAGGATTTAGGACACCAGACACCAAACACACCAGAAAAAGCACTGTCATGATTTTTCCATCTCAAGTAAGGGTAACAAACAAACTCTCATCAGCCCAACAGTAAAAATTCACGAAGACCCTCCTAGCTAAAAAGCtcaataaaatagagataatatTAAGCGGATTGTTAAAAAAAGCTTAATAATTTCAGGAACAGGTAAAGGAGAAATTATGTGCACATGTAAATGTATTTATATCCTTTCTATATAATTGGTTATATGCTCTGTGGAGACCGGCCATAGAAATTGTATACTTGGTATCAAGACAGATGGAGTGAAAAAGACGTATCACAAAGTATCCTGAGAAGTGTTTTATGGAAGGTTCTACAATAGAAAAGAGTTCCAGCAGCTTATGTTCAAGTAATCAAATTTATGTGTACGTGGGCCATGATTATGTGGCACTGAGGCGTACGAAGTTAGCAAGAGACATATATTACAGATTAGAGGGGAAAATTCAATATCATACAATATTAGTAAGTCTCATGGGATAAAGCTTGGATGATGCTGATGAAAATGGATTGCTACTAGCATTACATTTGATTTGGTACTGTGCAACGGTCCAAACAAAACCCAAAATATATGATCCAAAATTTTCAGGTATTCACAATCTTCGGTTCATACATCAGCAGAAACtgttaattttgaatatttttctaaTAAGAAATTATAACATTCATTTTCAAGGAATAAAGAGGCATGACTTAATATCATCTATTGAAATGTTTGAGGATTTAGTCTCCAAAAATACTTTGGAAACAGAAAAGTCACCTTTTCATTGAGCATTGCAGTAAATTTCTTCACATCATTAATGTGTTCTTCCCGTTCATTTGATAAGGTTGTTTCAATATTGTGTAGCTCCATGTTCAATTCAGAGATTAACTTCTCTTTGGCAATTAAAGAGTTCTCAAGTGCATTATTTGAGTCTAAATTATCACTACAAAAACATAAACAGTAATGTAAGACTATTGCCCAAATACAGAAGGAAAAAAAAGGAATATCTGAGTGGTATTAATGAAAAGTATGCATATATAGATAATATAAGGCAGATGGACAGAAACAAGTTGACTAATGACTACCCTTATACTACTGAAAATTTTATGTATGGTATGTTCATCATATAAAGAATAATTATAAGAAGTCTTTCTAACAAGTATCCTAGGGGGTTTAATTTAAGAACTCTAAATA includes the following:
- the LOC131631040 gene encoding protein CASP-like: MESPPSGSERDNTNSPISVVSAFWKDFDLEKEKSVLDEQGLRIAENQENSQKNRRKLAESTRNFKKASPEDKSSLFNALLKGYQEEVDNLTKRAKFGENAFLNIYQKLYEAPDPYPALASVAEQDLTLSELESENRKMKVELEEFRTEATHLKNQQATIRRLEERSRQLEQQMEEKVKEIVEIKHRNLAEENQKTLEILKEREQLLQDQLQSAKESVSNMKKLHELAQNQLFELRAQSEEERAAKQAEANLLMDEVERAQTMLHGLEREKGVLRSQLVTANEDSENKKSDNLDSNNALENSLIAKEKLISELNMELHNIETTLSNEREEHINDVKKFTAMLNEKEASIVAMKKELQTRPTEKIVDDLRKKVKILQAVGYNSIEAEDWEVATSGEEMSQMESLLLDKNRKMEHELTQLKVKLSEKKSSLETAELKVAELSAKVNEQQKLIQKLEDDISKGYSSSSKDHKGTFLDDWDLSEANRSEVSEHQNVDQRHALDQDQSSMLKVICSQRDRFRTRLRETEEEIRQLKEKIGVLTAELEKTKGDNVKLYGKIRYVQDYNVEKVVSRGSKKYAEDLESGFASDVESKYKKIYEEDINPFAAFSKKERDQRYKELGFRDRITLSSGRFLLGNKYARTFAFFYTIGLHILVFTCLYRMSALSYLSHGSDEPLIGERITDLPLPRGL